The following coding sequences are from one Seonamhaeicola sp. ML3 window:
- the arsC gene encoding arsenate reductase (glutaredoxin) (This arsenate reductase requires both glutathione and glutaredoxin to convert arsenate to arsenite, after which the efflux transporter formed by ArsA and ArsB can extrude the arsenite from the cell, providing resistance.), whose product MIKIYHNNRCSKSRMGLGLLEESGKDFEIIKYLENIPSKKELTEIIELLGISPIELVRKNEAVWKQHYKGKDLSDDEIITAMIENPKLIERPIVINEGKAVIGRPTEKILEII is encoded by the coding sequence ATGATTAAAATTTACCATAATAACAGATGTAGTAAATCCCGAATGGGTCTAGGTCTTTTGGAAGAATCCGGGAAAGACTTCGAAATTATCAAGTACTTAGAAAACATACCTTCTAAAAAGGAACTTACTGAAATAATTGAGCTTTTGGGTATTTCACCAATAGAACTTGTTAGAAAAAATGAAGCTGTTTGGAAACAACACTATAAGGGCAAAGATTTAAGCGATGATGAAATAATAACAGCTATGATTGAAAACCCTAAACTAATAGAGCGCCCAATTGTTATTAATGAAGGGAAAGCTGTAATAGGGAGACCTACAGAAAAAATTCTAGAGATAATTTAA
- a CDS encoding HAD family hydrolase: MSKIDSFIFDLGGVLIDWNPEYVFLKEFNGDRKKMQWFLDNICTMAWNENQDAGYPIAKATEDLVLKFPEYETLIRMYYGRWVEMLGGPISGTVNVLKKLVSSKKFKVVALTNWSTETFPIAREKFEFLKWFKGIVVSGEEKTRKPFEDIFNITLSRYNITAENAIFIDDNLRNVEAANQLGLNGIQFINPDKLIDDLKQYNITIND, encoded by the coding sequence ATTCTTTTATTTTTGACTTAGGAGGTGTTCTAATTGATTGGAATCCGGAGTACGTTTTCTTGAAAGAATTTAATGGCGACCGTAAAAAAATGCAATGGTTTCTTGATAATATCTGTACTATGGCATGGAATGAGAACCAGGACGCTGGCTACCCAATAGCCAAAGCAACCGAAGACCTCGTGTTAAAATTTCCGGAGTACGAAACTCTGATACGCATGTACTATGGCAGGTGGGTAGAAATGTTAGGTGGCCCAATTTCGGGTACAGTTAATGTCTTAAAAAAACTTGTAAGCTCAAAAAAATTTAAAGTCGTAGCTTTAACAAACTGGAGTACGGAGACCTTCCCTATTGCACGAGAAAAATTCGAGTTTTTAAAGTGGTTCAAGGGTATAGTTGTGTCTGGAGAAGAAAAGACAAGGAAACCTTTTGAAGACATTTTCAACATAACCCTTAGCAGATATAACATAACAGCAGAAAACGCTATTTTTATAGATGATAACCTTAGGAATGTAGAAGCTGCAAACCAATTAGGCTTAAATGGTATTCAGTTTATAAATCCTGATAAATTGATAGACGATTTAAAACAATACAATATTACTATTAATGATTAA